A single Anopheles funestus chromosome 2RL, idAnoFuneDA-416_04, whole genome shotgun sequence DNA region contains:
- the LOC125764639 gene encoding protein expanded produces MRAFCTVSAPLEVCAPPSRPLPPGTRFLALKLLGTPQPRTLYFLVEAKSRVREVYAQTCHHFSKQGMLDTELFGLAVLIDGEYLFADPESKLSKYGPKSWRSSHTHGLDANGKPLLELHFRVQFYIESPLMLRDEVSRHNYYLQLKYNAVNRDLPKECSEQSLLLLGGLSLQADLGDTVPEDAATSIPAAPSVKSVSTSIVPGQPSTASTGPNVGVVNVRAINTGSIAGSSNSTSSSSNSSTTSNSSATSNNSCTTSASSPNPSGGSSSASSTSTAPSSTVVATGSLLLASVVGQTSTVNEGESATSSGNSGSASSSTEYFRPDEYLNPALRSAWGISAVTTCHRENRGLSRADAETHYIREACNLNEAINAHIFRMKQSKNETGLGTVSLSIYAKGIRIATDGSSTATTFHWPHIGKLSFDRKKFEIRSGDSKITLYSTNDDKNKMILALCRETHQFSMKIAPRLTEAIKREEEESSCIHGYPYLYSRALNLPYKSKSDQRISVISSTSSNTTSGIVSDRVHSEDELEIMINTPPTATLAAPSTESLALAHLLDCPSVSRQTSSVGQVSLKDLEGTFAALSAGRTANLNASNSVITSNSNSASSDNGSLEGKPDRPGKECDSSPSSQHNIGSQCSSTCSTVVVATDCLSLPQSSTATSTTTLSNGGGGTIVQSSVSPDRRQTSTCSSLVLGFSHTAQNSTLSVATSTCLDHDINEEEEETHSGVYTIAHVPPTETSGVYTMNSSELTGQSSEIAESESHESSHYGSFHPCRSEMADPLEPVDSVDGDYHRPRLDSGLNSEFRMRSDSNVSAAGSFRGDGSDPTDNKHSLLSAEELTDLIVGRGTYPSRKTVSHTLDSDCDYVTLPLPLEGESYLQGSEDTAPTEDEYDDEVLPPAPPKRIDSNMAASVVPSRPSQLLQQVEPASGAPPPPPPYNAHHETTGLRGPDIRAHNAPDPEAPAIPLRDPPPYPQKPIAMRKSPVMPPNLPVTPVLTAAPVSEEVPARFITTRPQINILKAHASVVGETPKPSYAAPTVNNIGNLSQATPPPPPPPVPSSAVGIPAYNLHPNHKAITSPPPPYPEMPKPPQHRTTACVLLPVIKPRQYHPPPPPTIPRQPPPPPPPHSLATVYTSQLARSQIELYQQQLYSDVDYVIYPIQDPAISQQEYLDAKQGSILAAMAQSPPPPPYLAYHTVRAHNRSWDACKNHAIYRSTPYLSMALSSNSRYASTQNLSDTYVQLPGAYSPLYSPSVASLCSSYEPPPPPPLRPRPMVSSKATASSMHSNAGGGHMSMASSGPSPALFARSRSDDNILNSVESTPKIRRHPPPPPPPPYESKKAIRKPPLPLPTPPSPMEKLIPKPPLAIPSPSQQPPVAFNPERPPEVPAKPTPPKPSGPSAKLQAQIKKQYPNFDLSTVAAVTDQSPNDHTSIDIKTLREKSKNLDLPLISALMHDSSLLRQTRAFVLPKHPKTNGSLGLQKGAGGTGTVTGTPTINGEPPNSNGGSPPGTNPSSKSKYPVSGLSTTQLAKPRKTSASHRHPNDKLPPLPGQTGPGQTGPTAEGNNYVMDPTPTPIKQKSFSSSQPSA; encoded by the exons ATGCGAGCTTTTTGTACCGTCAGCGCACCCTTAGAGGTTTGCGCACCACCTTCCCGACCTCTGCCTCCGGGTACCAGATTTCTAGCTTTAAA ATTATTGGGAACACCGCAGCCACGCACACTCTACTTCCTAGTCGAAGCAAAAAGTCGCGTACGCGAAGTATACGCACAAACATGCCATCACTTCTCGAAGCAAGGCATGCTGGACACGGAGCTGTTTGGGCTGGCCGTACTAATAG ATGGCGAGTACCTGTTCGCCGATCCCGAGAGCAAACTGTCCAAGTACGGACCAAAAAGCTGGCGTTCCTCGCACACTCAT GGCCTGGACGCCAACGGGAAACCTCTCCTGGAGCTACACTTTCGCGTGCAGTTCTACATCGAGAGTCCACTCATGCTGCGAGATGAAGTCTCCCGGCACAACTACTATCTGCAGCTGAAGTACAACGCGGTCAACCGGGACCTGCCGAAGGAATGCTCCGAGCAgagtctgctgctgctcggtGGGCTCTCCTTGCAGGCGGATCTCGGTGACACCGTGCCAGAGGATGCAGCAACTTCAATACCCGCCGCACCATCAGTGAAATCGGTCTCCACGTCCATTGTACCGGGACAGCCTTCCACCGCTAGTACCGGTCCCAATGTGGGTGTTGTTAATGTACGTGCGATTAACACCGGTAGCATTGCTGGCAGTAGTAACAgcacaagcagcagcagtaataGCAGtaccaccagcaacagcagtgcCACGAGCAACAATTCCTGTACCACGTCAGCCTCTTCTCCAAACCCATCGGGTGGTTCTTCATCAGCATCGTCAACGTCGACCGCACCGTCATCTACCGTCGTTGCGACCGGATCTCTGTTGCTTGCTTCCGTCGTTGGTCAAACCTCCACAGTGAACGAAGGTGAAAGTGCCACTAGTAGCGGTAACAGTGGTAGTGCCTCTTCTTCGACGGAATACTTCCGCCCGGATGAATACCTCAATCCAGCACTACGATCAGCCTGGGGCATCTCGGCCGTCACCACGTGTCACCGAGAGAATCGTGGCCTTTCACGGGCCGATGCCGAAACGCACTACATCCGTGAGGCTTGCAATCTGAACGAAGCCATCAATGCGCACATCTTCCGCATGAAGCAGTCCAAGAACGAAACCGGCCTCGGTACGGTGTCGCTCAGCATCTACGCCAAGGGTATCCGAATTGCGACGGATGGCAGCTCCACAGCGACCACCTTCCACTGGCCGCACATCGGCAAGCTTAGCTTCGATCGGAAAAAGTTCGAGATCCGGTCGGGCGACAGTAAGATTACGCTCTACTCTACCAACGATGATAAGAACAAGATGATACTGGCACTTTGCCGCGAAACGCATCAATTCTCGATGAAGATCGCGCCGCGTCTAACGGAGGCGATAAAGCGCGAGGAGGAGGAAAGCAGCTGCATCCACGGCTATCCGTATTTGTACTCGCGTGCCTTGAACCTGCCGTACAAGAGCAAAAGCGATCAGCGCATCTCGGTGATCTCGAGTACCAGCTCCAACACGACCTCGGGCATCGTGAGTGACCGCGTCCATTCGGAGGATGAATTGGAGATCATGATCAACACGCCGCCGACGGCTACGCTCGCGGCACCATCTACGGAAAGTCTCGCTCTAGCACATCTGCTCGACTGTCCGAGTGTGTCCCGCCAAACATCTTCCGTTGGGCAGGTATCCTTGAAGGATCTGGAGGGTACGTTTGCGGCCCTTTCGGCCGGACGAACGGCTAACCTGAATGCTTCCAATTCTGTCATCACGAGCAATAGCAACAGCGCGAGCAGCGACAATGGTAGCCTAGAAGGAAAACCGGACCGTCCCGGTAAGGAGTGTGATTCGTCACCTTCCTCGCAGCACAACATCGGTTCGCAGTGCTCATCAACCTGCAGCACGGTAGTGGTCGCAACGGATTGTCTCAGCCTACCGCAAAGTTCGACTGCTACCAGCACCACAACGCTTAGCAATGGTGGCGGAGGAACGATCGTACAATCGTCGGTTAGTCCCGATCGCCGGCAAACGTCCACCTGCAGCAGCTTGGTGTTGGGCTTTAGTCACACGGCACAGAACAGTACGCTGAGTGTGGCTACCAGCACCTGTCTGGATCATGACATCaacgaggaggaggaagaaacGCACTCGGGTGTGTACACGATCGCACACGTTCCACCGACCGAAACGAGCGGTGTATATACGATGAACAGCAGCGAACTTACCGGACAGTCGTCGGAGATTGCAGAGTCCGAATCGCACGAAAGCTCACACTACGGTAGCTTCCATCCGTGCCGGAGCGAGATGGCGGATCCGCTAGAACCGGTCGATTCGGTCGATGGTGATTACCACCGGCCGCGGCTTGACAGCGGACTGAACAGCGAGTTCCGGATGCGCTCGGACTCGAACGTTAGTGCGGCGGGATCGTTCCGCGGTGATGGTAGCGACCCAACGGACAACAAGCATTCACTGCTGAGTGCCGAGGAGTTGACCGATTTGATCGTGGGCCGTGGAACGTATCCTTCGCGCAAAACCGTCAGCCACACGCTTGATTCGGACTGCGACTACGTGACGTTGCCACTACCGCTCGAGGGTGAAAGTTACCTGCAAGGCAGCGAGGACACAGCTCCGACTGAGGATGAGTACGACGACGAAGTGTTACCGCCGGCACCGCCCAAACGGATCGACAGTAATATGGCGGCTTCGGTCGTTCCGTCGCGCCCATCTCAGCTCCTGCAGCAGGTGGAACCGGCCTCTggtgcaccaccaccacctccaccataCAATGCACATCACGAAACGACAGGACTCCGTGGGCCAGACATTCGGGCACACAACGCACCGGATCCGGAAGCTCCAGCGATCCCATTGCGTGACCCACCGCCTTATCCACAGAAACCGATTGCGATGCGCAAAAGTCCGGTAATGCCACCGAACCTGCCCGTCACACCCGTACTAACGGCCGCCCCAGTTTCGGAGGAAGTGCCGGCAAGATTTATCACTACACGGCCCCAAATTAACATTCTCAAGGCGCATGCCAGCGTTGTTGGGGAAACCCCCAAACCCAGCTATGCCGCACCGACCGTGAACAATATTGGCAATCTCTCACAGGcaacaccaccgccaccgccaccaccggtACCGTCGAGTGCGGTCGGTATTCCCGCGTACAACTTGCATCCTAATCACAAAGCCATAACCTCGCCACCACCGCCGTATCCGGAGATGCCGAAACCGCCACAACATCGTACGACCGCCTGTGTACTGCTGCCCGTCATCAAACCCCGCCAGTACCatccaccacctccaccaacAATCCCAAGACAACCGCCACCGCCTCCCCCACCCCACTCACTTGCCACGGTGTACACGAGCCAGCTGGCACGGTCGCAGATTGAGCTGTACCAGCAGCAGCTGTACAGTGATGTCGACTATGTGATCTACCCGATACAGGATCCGGCGATCAGCCAGCAGGAGTACTTGGACGCGAAGCAGGGTTCCATCCTGGCAGCCATGGCACAGagtccaccgccaccaccctACCTCGCTTATCACACCGTACGGGCACACAATCGTAGCTGGGATGCGTGCAAAAACCATGCCATTTATCGCAGCACACCCTACCTGTCGATGGCACTCTCGTCCAACTCCAGGTACGCCTCGACACAGAACCTTTCCGACACGTACGTCCAGCTGCCGGGTGCATACTCCCCACTGTACAGCCCATCGGTGGCAAGTCTCTGCTCCTCGTACGAaccgcctccaccaccaccgctacGTCCACGGCCGATGGTATCGTCTAAGGCGACCGCTTCCTCCATGCATTCGAATGCCGGTGGTGGACATATGTCGATGGCTTCCTCCGGTCCATCGCCTGCCCTATTTGCCCGATCCCGCTCGGACGATAATATCCTCAACTCGGTTGAAAGCACACCGAAGATTCGGCGccatccaccaccaccgcctccaCCGCCATATGAAAGCAAGAAAGCCATCCGTAAGCCACCGCTGCCGCTTCCGACACCGCCATCACCGATGGAGAAGCTCATCCCGAAACCACCACTTGCCATCCCATCACCTTCGCAGCAACCACCCGTTGCGTTCAATCCCGAACGACCCCCGGAAG TACCAGCCAAACCAACGCCACCAAAACCGAGCGGTCCAAGCGCTAAGTTGCAGGCCCAAATCAAGAAGCAATATCCGAACTTTGATCTGAGTACGGTAGCTGCGGTGACGGACCAATCTCCGAACGATCATACCTCGATCGACATTAAAACGCTGCGAGAAAAGAGCAAAAATCTCGATCTACCCCTTATATCGGCGCTCATGCACGACAGCTCATTGCTACGACAGACGCGTGCGTTCGTTCTACCGAAGCACCCGAAAACGAATGGTTCGCTTGGTTTGCAGAAAGGTGCCGGTGGTACCGGTACGGTGACGGGTACTCCTACAATTAACGGCGAACCACCGAACAGTAATGGTGGATCACCACCCGGTACTAACCCCTCGTCTAAATCCAAGTATCCTGTGTCCGGATTGTCGACAACACAGCTGGCCAAACCCCGCAAAACATCTGCCAGCCATCGACATCCGAATGACAAGCTACCACCGCTGCCGGGTCAAACGGGTCCAGGACAGACAGGTCCAACGGCTGAGGGTAATAACTACGTCATGGATCCCACACCGACACCGATCAAACAGAAAAGCTTCAGCTCCTCCCAACCCAGTGCCTAA
- the LOC125764640 gene encoding neutral and basic amino acid transport protein rBAT-like yields MNHLQISTDPTLLGADLLPESLTTSPSVSTFLPEEDASTCLLLPETPSPPLDFSHPLTPSMGNATDNHVRDSVTGDDDQAAETSSSSGSSGIGMVAPVGAGAANLFSHNTYQHLRKKSDVVKAGQDGSMHHAASLGIAVTKDMPSFVHWNWPLIRKCTFFVFLALIVAMIGIVIAMIATLPKSCNPPATWYKGSVFYEVFPASFQDTNDDGLGDIRGLIGRAEYFKTLGIAAVRLNSIFPSKHYPDHFQEVTSLLDVDEVLGKVEDIQKLAATLHERNISLVLDLPIHPFLEHLSPPTIDVDRLPNRTDGDMITSEFLRLSRSVATKGDGTIISDVLRFWLTRTGVDGFYVKGLEHFADDPLLVENVKEWKYLLGPDRILMVGQKFVQQLPERIVRDVLSQVDLVDVYLDVSNGTDGIASTVQDAIQGRLLRGVDHPWIHWSLGSVSERRLTSGLSPNATLAATLMELTLPGTPSIFYGDEISLEEANDPKGEHVDTQHLHHLATMVWDSAQNQFTSRGSLPWLPRSASASLHHLDYVIEAIALRKRSPSIYLNAVVKEEKTLPNTDIKSNQNEILVIQRWYPRRNSFATIANMGQKRVSLDLTAMFYSGEIIAGSSLKHERVYFDRFEINPLETIVVKLHK; encoded by the exons atgaatcaccTGCAAATATCTACCGATCCGACCCTACTCGGGGCGGATCTGTTACCGGAGTCATTAACAACCTCACCCTCGGTATCGACGTTTCTGCCGGAGGAGGACGCTTCGACGTGTTTACTACTCCCGGAGACACCGAGTCCACCGTTGGATTTTTCCCACCCACTAACGCCAAGTATGGGCAACGCAACGGATAACCATGTCCGAGATTCCGTGACGGGGGATGATGATCAGGCCGCAGAAACGAGTAGTTCTTCCGGAAGCTCGGGCATCGGTATGGTTGCACCGGTTGGTGCTGGTGCGGCCAATCTGTTTAGTCACAATACTTATCAGCATCTGCGCAAGAAGAGTGATGTCGTAAAGGCGGGACAGGACGGTTCCATGCACCATGCGGCGAGCTTGGGTATTGCCGTGACGAAGGATATGCCCAGCTTTGTGCACTGGAACTGGCCCCTGATACGCAAGTGTACCTTCTTTGTGTTTCTTGCACTGATTGTTGCGATGATCGGAATCGTCATTGCCATGATCGCTACCCTGCCCAAATCTTGCAATCCTCC TGCGACATGGTACAAGGGATCCGTATTCTACGAAGTGTTTCCCGCCAGTTTTCAGGATACAAACGACGACGGACTTGGGGACATTCGTGGTTTGATTGGACGTGCGGAGTACTTTAAAACGCTCGGAATTGCAGCAGTTCGGTTGAACTCGATCTTCCCCTCCAAGCACTATCCGGATCACTTTCAGGAGGTTACTTCGCTGCTGGATGTGGACGAAGTTCTCGGGAAGGTGGAGGACATACAGAAGCTTGCGGCCACCCTGCACGAACGCAACATATCGCTAGTGCTGGATCTCCCAATACATCCCTTCCTGGAGCACCTTAGTCCACCGACGATCGATGTCGATCGCTTACCGAACCGTACCGATGGCGATATGATAACGAGTGAATTCTTACGACTGTCACGATCGGTGGCGACCAAAGGCGACGGTACGATCATCTCGGACGTGCTTCGCTTCTGGCTAACTCGAACCGGTGTGGATGGGTTCTACGTTAAGGGGTTGGAACACTTTGCCGATGATCCACTTTTGGTGGAGAACGTAAAGGAGTGGAAGTATCTACTTGGCCCTGATCGTATATTAATGGTGGGCCAGAAGTTTGTGCAACAACTACCGGAACGTATCGTGCGCGATGTGCTCTCCCAGGTGGATTTGGTCGACGTGTATCTGGATGTGAGTAATGGTACGGATGGGATTGCATCCACGGTTCAGGATGCCATCCAGGGTCGTCTGTTGCGTGGTGTCGACCATCCGTGGATACACTGGAGCCTTGGAAGTGTGTCGGAGCGAAGACTCACGTCTGGCTTAAGTCCGAATGCGACCCTTGCGGCAACACTGATGGAACTTACGCTTCCCGGTACGCCCAGCATCTTCTACGGGGATGAGATATCGCTCGAGGAAGCGAACGATCCGAAGGGTGAACATGTTGACACGCAACATCTGCATCATCTGGCCACGATGGTTTGGGACAGTGCTCAGAATCAATTCACAAGCCGTGGTTCGCTACCGTGGTTGCCACGCAGCGCTTCCGCCTCGCTGCACCATCTGGACTATGTGATTGAAGCGATCGCCCTTCGCAAACGATCACCCTCGATCTATCTGAATGCGGTCGTCAAGGAGGAAAAGACGCTACCGAACACCGACATAAAGTCGAACCAGAACGAAATTCTCGTCATACAACGATGGTACCCACGGCGAAACTCTTTTGCGACGATTGCCAACATGGGTCAGAAGCGGGTATCGCTCGATTTGACGGCTATGTTTTACAGTGGAGAAATCATTGCCGGATCTTCGCTCAAGCACGAACGTGTCTATTTTGATCGTTTCGAAATAAACCCACTGGAGACGATAGTGGTaaagttgcacaaataa